AATAATGCTTATTGTCATCGCAATTAAAATCTTGTAACGTTATTAAAAAGGTTTTAAGAGAAAGCGTTTTTTTTAATGAGCATTTTTAGAGATATAAAATTTTTATGGCTGCTTGGCTCCTTAATCCTTGTGGCGTTCTTGGAATTGTTATCTTTTTCAGGTTTTCAACTTGAAAGGTCTCTAGCCTTCCCTTTTTTTCTTTTTATTATTCTTTTTATAGGCCATCAAACCCTTAAAGACGGCTTAAAAGCTCTTGTTAACTTAAATTTTAAAAGCATAAACCTTTTAATGGTGATTGCCGTTTTTGGGGCTTTTTATCTTCAAAAATATGAAGAGGCGGCGATTGTCATCGTTCTTTATAATCTCGCTGAAAAGCTAGAAGACTTTGGGATCGAAAAAAGCAAGTCCGCACTTCTTAGCCTTGCTGAAAAAATGCCGAAAACAGCCCTTATTAGAGGACAGGATTCTTTAGTTCCGGTCGATCAAGTAAAAATAGGGGAGATAGTCGTTGTAAAACCTGGTGAAATGATCCCTTTGGATGGAGAGGTGGCACTCGGCTTTTCGGCGGTTGATGAATCCTCAATTACAGGGGAGCCATTGCCAAAAGATAAGATGGCAGGGGATAAAGTTTTTGCCGGCACCTTAAATAAACAAGGGTATCTCGAAGTAAAAGTTTCAAAACTGTCTAAAAATTCCACCCTTTCAAGAATCCAGGAAATTACCTCGCAGGCGACAAAAGAAAAGGCTAATACCCAAAAATTTATTGAAGTCTTCTCCTCCTACTATACCCCTTTTGTGATGCTCCTAGCTCTTATCTGGGCGGTTGTGCCTCCTCTTTTTTTTAACGCCTCTTTCCATCAAAATTTTCTAGATGCTCTAACCTTGCTTGTGATTGCTTGTCCTTGCGCTCTTGTTATCTCAACGCCTGTGTCTATTTATTCCGCCATCGGCAACGCTGCCAATAAAGGCATTCTTGTAAAAGGAGGGAGGGCTCTTGAGGCTATTGGCGCTATTAATGCGATAGCTTTAGATAAGACAAGGACGTTAACTTTTGGGACGCCTATTGTTACAGATGTCATTGCTTTTGGAAACCATAGTAAAGAGCACATTTTAGCTTGTGCTGCAGGAATTGAAGCTCAGTCAGAGCACCCTTTAGCTAAAAGCATTGTCAAAGCAGCAAAACAAGATCAAATGGAACCGCATGCTGTAGAAAATTTTGAAATCAGGGTGGGCAAGGGCGCTAAAGCGGACTGTCTTGTATGCCAGGATAAACACCATTGCCTCGGAAAGCTGGAATTTATTTTAGAAGAGCACAAGGTAAGCGATGAAGTTTTAAAAAAAATTGATGAACTGCAAGAGCAAGGAAAGACTGTCATTATCATCTGCACTCATAAAGAGGTCGAAGGGCTAATTGGGCTTCTTGATGAAATAAGAGAAGAAAGCGGTAAAGTCATTCAAAAGCTAAAATCGTTACAAGTCTACCCTATCATGCTTACAGGGGATAACTACGCCGCCGCCAATGCTGTAGCCAAAGAAATAGGCATTGAAGAGGTTAAAGCCAATCAGCTACCGGAAGATAAGGCAAGGGCTATAAAAGAGCTTTTATCCAAATACCAAAAAGTGGCCATGATCGGGGATGGCATTAACGATGCTCCGGCTCTTGCTCTTTCAAATGTGGGCATTACCATGAGTGATCTAGGAAGCGATACAGCAATTGAGGCAGCTTCCATTGTCATGCTTCATGATCACTTAAATCGACTCCCTTTTCTTATAAAACTTGGAAGAAAAACCATTCAAACCATTAAGGTAAACACTTTTCTTGCTATAGGAATAAAAATTATTTTTATAGCCTTGGCGCTTCTTGGCGCTAGTAATTTAGCTCTTGCGATCTTTGCAGATGTCGGGGTCACTCTTCTTGTAATTTTAAATAGCTTGCGTCTTTCTAGTTATTCTCCGGAATATTAGCCCGCTTTTTTGTTCTTTAAAAGTTGTTTTCAAAGAAGCCAATTTATTATAAAATGCTTTATTTCTTAACATCTTTATAATAATTTCGGGTCTTATGAAAAATATCTTTTTAATATTAGTAACCACTTTTGTAATTAATTCTTGCTTTGCCGACAGATACATTCAGCCTTTAAAGTACGAAGATCAAAATGAGATCTTAGTTCAAGGCGGGGTAGTGCTGCAGTCAAAAAAAGTCAATACGGTGGCCATGTATCAAACATCATACACGCTGCAAAACCGTAAAGGTAATTTTTATTTTTCAATTTTGAATGAAACGGGAAGCCCTATCAATTTTTATTTTACAGATTTGAAAGTTACCGATCAAAATGGAAGGCCTGTAAAAGTTCTTCATAAAAATGAGCTGATTAGCAACAAAAGATCCGACCGCGATTGGAACCGTTTTATGGCAGCGCTTGATGCCGCGAATAAAAAACAAGAAGCCGATAAAGCAGGAACCACCCATGTCTATTCAAAAACGACTGATCAACACCATAGCAACTTTGGCCTAAACAGCTCTCAAGGCTGGGCTCATGGGTATGCAAATGAACAAAACGAATCGGTGACAACGACAACGATTCAAAATGCTGCGATTCGTCAGCAAGCTCTAAAAGAAGCAGAAATAGAAGCTTACCATAATAATCTAGCTATTGAAGACACTTTTCAAAAATGGGTGGCAGGCCTATCAAACCATTATTTTGATTCCTCCACTATTTTTCCGGGCCAAGTTTATGAGTCCAATTTTCAAATCGAAGTGCCAAAAAGAGTCGAAAGAGATCTCAAATTTCTAATTTTCTATTTTAAAGTCGGGGAAGAGGTTCATCCATTTTGTTACTATTTGGGCCAAGAGCTGGGTTGGTTTGAATAAAATAAAGGACAGGATTCAAAAAAAAATTCTTATTTTTATAATTTTCTTGTCGTTAAATTCTTTTTTTCTCAAACTAGTAGCCTAAACCTTTTTGATCTAATTGTTAAAGATATAAAGCTTTTAGGTAAAATAATTTTTTATAAACATTCCTTAGCGGAGTAAAAGCGTGAAAAAACTCGTTGAATGGTTCTTTCTTGGATTTTTGAGTTTATTACTAAAGTTTAGATATCGTGTCATAGTCAAGGGAAGAGAAAATTTAAACCCTGAAACTTTAAGTAAACCGGGCGGTGTTCTTTTCTTGCCTAATCACCCCGCTGTTTTAATTGATCCCTTGTCTGTTGCGCTATCTCTTTGGCCAAAATACCCCGTAAGGCCCATGATCGTGGAGTATTTTTACTATACTCCGATTGTTCATACTGTTATGCGTTTTGTAAATGCGCTGCCCGTCCCGAATTTTGATGTAGGCAGCAATAGCTTTAAAAGAAAGCGTAGCGAAGAAGTTGTGCAAACTGTGATTAACGATTTGAAAAAAGGGGATAATTTTCTTATTTATCCATCCGGCAGAACGAAACAAACAGCTGAAGAGATCATAGGCGGCGCATCTGCTGTTCACCGTATTATCAATGAAGCGCCGGAAGCCAATGTCGTTTTGATTCGGACTAAAGGGCTTTGGGGAAGCATGTTTTCAAGGGCTTTTACAGGAACGCCGC
This DNA window, taken from Criblamydia sequanensis CRIB-18, encodes the following:
- a CDS encoding heavy metal translocating P-type ATPase, giving the protein MSIFRDIKFLWLLGSLILVAFLELLSFSGFQLERSLAFPFFLFIILFIGHQTLKDGLKALVNLNFKSINLLMVIAVFGAFYLQKYEEAAIVIVLYNLAEKLEDFGIEKSKSALLSLAEKMPKTALIRGQDSLVPVDQVKIGEIVVVKPGEMIPLDGEVALGFSAVDESSITGEPLPKDKMAGDKVFAGTLNKQGYLEVKVSKLSKNSTLSRIQEITSQATKEKANTQKFIEVFSSYYTPFVMLLALIWAVVPPLFFNASFHQNFLDALTLLVIACPCALVISTPVSIYSAIGNAANKGILVKGGRALEAIGAINAIALDKTRTLTFGTPIVTDVIAFGNHSKEHILACAAGIEAQSEHPLAKSIVKAAKQDQMEPHAVENFEIRVGKGAKADCLVCQDKHHCLGKLEFILEEHKVSDEVLKKIDELQEQGKTVIIICTHKEVEGLIGLLDEIREESGKVIQKLKSLQVYPIMLTGDNYAAANAVAKEIGIEEVKANQLPEDKARAIKELLSKYQKVAMIGDGINDAPALALSNVGITMSDLGSDTAIEAASIVMLHDHLNRLPFLIKLGRKTIQTIKVNTFLAIGIKIIFIALALLGASNLALAIFADVGVTLLVILNSLRLSSYSPEY